From Nocardioides daedukensis, the proteins below share one genomic window:
- a CDS encoding DUF2752 domain-containing protein gives MIGFDLSTRTRSSDRVRVTILGLGAAAAGAALVLRDPHAEGSFAVCPSTLLGFYCPGCGSLRGTHDLLTGHPLEAIGHNLLLLPALAWLTWWLVSQAASSWGRRITGPPDSSRFAIGLLVVIAVFVVLRNVPGSPLAP, from the coding sequence GTGATCGGTTTCGACCTCTCGACGCGCACCCGGTCCTCGGACCGGGTGCGCGTCACCATTTTGGGGCTGGGCGCTGCGGCAGCCGGCGCGGCGCTGGTCCTCAGGGACCCCCACGCCGAGGGCTCGTTCGCGGTCTGCCCCTCGACCCTGCTCGGGTTCTACTGCCCCGGCTGCGGCAGCCTGCGCGGCACCCACGACCTGCTCACCGGTCACCCCCTCGAGGCGATCGGGCACAACCTGCTGCTCCTCCCCGCGCTTGCCTGGCTCACGTGGTGGCTGGTCTCGCAGGCGGCCTCCAGCTGGGGCAGGCGCATCACCGGTCCTCCGGACTCGTCGCGCTTCGCGATCGGGCTGCTCGTGGTGATCGCGGTCTTCGTGGTGCTGCGCAATGTTCCGGGCTCGCCGCTCGCACCCTGA
- a CDS encoding adenosine deaminase: MTAQTPRDLSAFIAGLPKAELHVHHVGSASPRIVSTLAERHPGTVPSDPEELKDFFAFRDFAHFIEVYLTVVDLVRTPEDIELLTYEIAREMSTGQNVHYAELTCTPYTSVIRGIPIEAYTEALEEARRRAERDFGIVLRWIYDIPGESGIPAADATIGYALEHRTDALVGFGLGGPEIGVPRPQFKPHFDKARAAGLRSVPHAGETTGPETVWDAVRLLGAERIGHGTSSVQDPELLAHLAETGISLEVCPSSNIATRAVESLAVHPLRAFRDAGVKFSINSDDPPMFGTTLNREYEIAADLLELDKSGVVDLARAAVDASFAPDLVKVELIKEIAKHATL, from the coding sequence GTGACCGCACAGACCCCTCGTGACCTGTCCGCCTTCATCGCTGGCCTGCCCAAGGCCGAGCTGCACGTGCACCACGTCGGCTCCGCCTCGCCACGGATCGTGAGCACGCTGGCCGAGAGACACCCCGGGACCGTGCCCAGCGACCCCGAGGAGCTGAAGGACTTCTTCGCCTTCCGCGACTTCGCGCACTTCATCGAGGTCTATCTCACCGTCGTGGACCTGGTGCGTACGCCCGAGGACATCGAGCTGCTGACCTACGAGATCGCCCGCGAAATGTCCACGGGCCAGAACGTGCACTATGCGGAGCTCACCTGCACGCCCTACACCTCCGTGATCCGCGGCATTCCGATCGAGGCCTACACCGAGGCGCTGGAGGAGGCCCGGCGTCGGGCGGAGCGCGACTTCGGGATCGTGCTGCGCTGGATCTATGACATCCCCGGGGAGAGCGGGATCCCTGCAGCGGACGCAACAATCGGCTATGCGCTGGAGCACCGAACCGACGCACTGGTCGGCTTCGGACTCGGCGGGCCGGAGATCGGCGTACCCCGTCCGCAGTTCAAGCCGCACTTCGACAAGGCGCGTGCCGCAGGCCTGCGCAGCGTGCCGCACGCGGGGGAGACCACCGGGCCCGAGACCGTCTGGGACGCCGTCCGGCTTCTCGGTGCCGAGAGGATCGGGCACGGTACGTCGTCCGTCCAGGACCCCGAGCTGCTCGCCCATCTCGCCGAGACCGGGATCTCCCTCGAGGTCTGCCCGTCCTCCAACATCGCCACCCGCGCAGTGGAATCGCTCGCCGTGCACCCGCTGCGGGCGTTCCGCGACGCCGGCGTGAAGTTCTCGATCAACTCCGACGATCCGCCGATGTTCGGCACGACGCTGAACCGCGAATATGAGATCGCAGCCGACCTGCTCGAGCTCGACAAATCAGGCGTGGTCGACCTGGCCCGAGCCGCCGTCGATGCGTCCTTCGCGCCGGACCTGGTCAAGGTCGAGCTCATCAAGGAGATCGCGAAGCACGCAACCCTCTGA
- a CDS encoding CD225/dispanin family protein: MSNDNPPPGYGENPDPNYGGQPNYGGQPNYGGAPQPNYGAGPGGAKPDSNLVWGILVTLLCCLPLGIVSIIKATKVDSLWNQGDYAGAQQASEDAKKWAIYGIIGGVIVMVLYIIFFVVVGASSM, from the coding sequence ATGTCGAATGACAACCCGCCCCCCGGCTATGGCGAGAACCCGGACCCGAACTACGGCGGTCAGCCGAACTACGGTGGCCAGCCCAACTACGGCGGCGCCCCGCAGCCCAACTACGGCGCAGGCCCGGGCGGCGCGAAGCCCGACTCGAACCTCGTCTGGGGCATCCTGGTCACGCTGCTGTGCTGCCTGCCGCTCGGCATCGTGTCGATCATCAAGGCCACCAAGGTGGACAGCCTCTGGAACCAGGGCGACTACGCCGGTGCGCAGCAGGCTTCCGAAGACGCCAAGAAGTGGGCGATCTACGGCATCATCGGCGGCGTCATCGTGATGGTTCTCTACATCATCTTCTTCGTGGTCGTCGGCGCATCGAGCATGTGA
- a CDS encoding MauE/DoxX family redox-associated membrane protein, with translation MWGWAGLIIRLVVGGVWIVAGALKLPDPAASVRAVRAYDLLPESIVPTVGHVLPLVEIVIGACLVVGLFTRWSAVLSGLLFVVFIIGIASAWQRGLQIDCGCFGGGGQIADATSKYPLEIARDVALLVASALLVWRPRTRLALDPVLFPTPTEEARP, from the coding sequence ATGTGGGGTTGGGCGGGGTTGATCATCCGGTTGGTGGTCGGCGGCGTGTGGATCGTGGCCGGCGCGCTCAAGCTGCCGGATCCGGCGGCAAGCGTGCGCGCCGTGCGCGCCTATGACCTGTTGCCCGAGTCGATCGTCCCCACCGTCGGCCACGTGCTGCCGCTGGTTGAGATCGTGATCGGTGCCTGCCTCGTCGTCGGCCTCTTCACGCGGTGGAGCGCAGTCTTGTCCGGGCTGTTGTTCGTCGTGTTCATCATCGGCATCGCCTCCGCCTGGCAGCGCGGACTCCAGATCGACTGCGGCTGCTTCGGCGGCGGCGGCCAGATTGCCGACGCGACGTCGAAGTATCCCCTCGAGATCGCCCGGGACGTCGCGCTCCTGGTGGCCTCGGCACTGCTGGTCTGGCGTCCGCGGACCCGGCTGGCCCTCGACCCCGTCCTGTTCCCCACACCCACGGAGGAAGCACGTCCATGA
- a CDS encoding GroES family chaperonin gives MLHDRILVELDQESGERRSAGGIVIPATAAMGGRRLAWSRVVGVGPHARAVEKGDRVLFDPDEKAEVEVNGEVYVVMRERDVHAVAADRLADEGAGLYL, from the coding sequence ATGCTTCACGACCGGATCCTGGTCGAGCTCGACCAGGAGTCCGGGGAACGCCGCTCGGCCGGCGGCATCGTCATCCCGGCAACGGCTGCCATGGGCGGCCGCAGGCTGGCCTGGTCGAGGGTCGTCGGTGTCGGACCGCACGCGCGTGCGGTCGAGAAGGGCGACCGGGTCCTGTTCGACCCGGACGAGAAGGCCGAGGTCGAGGTCAACGGCGAGGTCTATGTGGTGATGCGGGAGCGCGACGTCCACGCCGTCGCCGCGGACCGGCTCGCCGACGAGGGCGCCGGCCTCTATCTGTGA
- the orn gene encoding oligoribonuclease — MSDRLVWIDCEMTGLDLGADALIEVAALVTDFELNVLGEGVDLIIRPPAEALEQMTDFVREMHVKSGLLEELADGITMADAEQQVLAYIKQHCPDGSRPPLAGNTVATDRAFLARDMTELESFLHYRIVDVSSIKELSRRWFPRAYYASPPKLGNHRALADIQESIEELRYYREAVFVAPPGPTSEVAREIASRHGGSITGLGAGPDSTSTP, encoded by the coding sequence GTGAGCGACAGACTGGTGTGGATCGACTGTGAGATGACCGGCCTCGACCTCGGCGCGGATGCGCTGATCGAGGTAGCGGCCCTGGTGACCGACTTCGAGCTGAACGTGCTCGGGGAGGGGGTCGACCTGATCATCAGGCCCCCGGCCGAGGCACTGGAGCAGATGACCGACTTCGTGCGCGAGATGCACGTGAAGTCGGGGCTGCTCGAGGAGCTGGCCGACGGAATCACGATGGCCGACGCCGAACAACAGGTGCTGGCCTACATCAAGCAGCACTGCCCCGATGGCTCGCGCCCGCCGCTGGCCGGCAACACCGTGGCGACCGACCGAGCCTTTCTGGCGCGCGACATGACCGAGCTCGAGTCGTTCCTCCACTACCGCATCGTCGACGTCTCCTCGATCAAGGAGCTGTCGCGACGGTGGTTCCCGCGTGCCTACTACGCATCTCCCCCGAAGCTCGGCAACCACCGGGCCCTGGCCGACATTCAGGAGAGCATCGAGGAGCTCCGCTACTACCGCGAAGCCGTCTTCGTCGCCCCTCCCGGCCCCACTTCCGAGGTGGCCCGCGAGATCGCCTCGCGTCACGGCGGCTCGATCACCGGACTCGGGGCAGGCCCCGATTCGACTAGCACCCCCTGA
- a CDS encoding phytoene desaturase family protein has translation MDSAHGPVGQPSLSTYDVVIVGGGHNGLTAAAYLARSGLSTLVLERLDVTGGAAVSKQAFEGYDARVSRFSYLVSLMPEQIATDLGLDLELRSRSTASFTPYARDGQALGLLVERPEGGATRSSFETLTGSAEEYETWQTFYADVEKMAGVIAPTLLDPLLPESEIAAQIDPTTWRQVVKDPLGAAIESRFGDDLVRGVVGTDALIGTFADLNDPSLIQNRCFLYHLIGNGTGEWRVPVGGMGALTDALRRSATEAGAEVITGAGVSGISSDGSHAEVTWHDGSTYHSVAAGHVLSNVAPWVLRILLGEDAEPGIKPSGSQLKINLLLDRLPKLKSGVDPEVAFAGTLHLSEGYEQLRRAYAEAAAGQVPTEMPGEVYCHSLSDRSILGSFPGHTLTYFGLHTPEALFETPGNKELAVERALASLQQHLAEPLEDCLARDRAGNPCIEAKVPQDIEAELAMPGGHIFHGDLEWPWASNRALLDTPAQQWGVATHIPNVLLCGSGARRGGAVSGLGGHNAARAVLAVR, from the coding sequence ATGGACTCCGCGCACGGCCCCGTCGGTCAACCCAGCCTGTCCACCTATGACGTCGTCATCGTCGGTGGTGGTCACAACGGCCTCACCGCGGCCGCCTACCTGGCCCGGTCGGGATTGTCGACGCTGGTGCTGGAACGGCTCGACGTCACCGGTGGCGCAGCGGTCTCCAAGCAGGCATTCGAGGGGTACGACGCCCGGGTGTCGCGGTTCTCCTACCTGGTCTCGCTGATGCCCGAGCAGATCGCCACGGACCTGGGCCTGGACCTCGAGCTCCGCTCCCGTTCCACCGCGAGCTTCACCCCCTATGCGCGCGACGGCCAGGCCCTCGGCCTGCTCGTCGAGCGCCCCGAGGGCGGCGCCACTCGCTCCTCGTTCGAGACCCTGACCGGGTCCGCTGAGGAGTACGAGACGTGGCAGACCTTCTATGCCGACGTCGAGAAGATGGCGGGCGTCATCGCACCGACCCTCCTCGACCCGTTGCTCCCCGAGTCCGAGATCGCCGCGCAGATCGATCCCACCACCTGGCGCCAGGTGGTCAAGGACCCGCTCGGCGCCGCGATCGAGAGTCGGTTCGGCGACGACCTGGTCCGGGGCGTGGTCGGCACGGACGCCCTGATCGGCACCTTCGCCGATCTGAACGACCCCAGCCTGATCCAGAACCGTTGCTTCCTCTATCACCTGATCGGCAACGGGACCGGCGAGTGGCGGGTTCCCGTCGGCGGCATGGGGGCACTCACCGATGCGCTGCGCAGGTCCGCGACCGAGGCCGGCGCCGAGGTGATCACCGGTGCCGGCGTCAGCGGCATCTCCAGCGACGGCTCGCACGCCGAGGTCACCTGGCACGACGGGTCGACGTACCACTCGGTGGCCGCGGGCCACGTCCTGTCCAACGTGGCGCCGTGGGTGCTGCGGATCCTCCTGGGCGAGGACGCCGAACCAGGGATCAAGCCGAGCGGCTCGCAGCTCAAGATCAACCTGCTCCTGGACCGTCTGCCGAAGCTGAAGTCCGGGGTGGACCCCGAGGTCGCCTTCGCCGGCACGCTGCACCTCTCGGAGGGCTACGAGCAACTGCGCAGGGCGTACGCCGAGGCCGCTGCCGGGCAGGTGCCCACCGAGATGCCGGGCGAGGTCTATTGTCACTCGCTCAGCGACCGCTCGATCCTCGGCTCGTTCCCGGGCCACACGCTGACCTACTTCGGGCTGCACACTCCGGAGGCACTCTTCGAGACCCCCGGGAACAAGGAGCTGGCCGTCGAGCGGGCCCTGGCCTCCCTGCAGCAGCACCTGGCCGAACCGCTCGAGGACTGCCTGGCCCGGGACCGCGCGGGCAACCCGTGCATCGAGGCCAAGGTCCCCCAGGACATCGAGGCGGAGCTCGCCATGCCCGGAGGCCACATCTTCCACGGCGATCTGGAGTGGCCATGGGCGAGCAACCGAGCCCTGCTCGACACTCCCGCGCAGCAGTGGGGCGTGGCCACGCACATCCCCAACGTGCTGCTGTGCGGCTCCGGAGCCCGCCGCGGTGGTGCGGTCTCCGGCCTCGGCGGCCACAACGCAGCACGGGCGGTCCTGGCGGTCCGCTGA
- a CDS encoding DsbA family protein, protein MTQKQRNALIAGVIAVVLVVIVGIGWAIQSNRDTSGEAGDRPGDNSSETVAIDVKVAAEGDYGLGVGDPEAPVKVEIFEDFQCGHCADFKKVANDELLAAAQDGSAYVVYRPMAFLNEWSVRAMNALGVVLDEAGGQAALKLHDLLFANQPSGTVPSDDEIVALAVQAGASESDVRKGIEDLSFRQWVVNATDDASKRGVTGTPTVFINGKPVGGQTIDELTANTFKGINAG, encoded by the coding sequence ATGACCCAGAAGCAGCGCAACGCACTGATCGCAGGTGTGATCGCCGTCGTACTCGTGGTGATCGTCGGCATCGGCTGGGCGATCCAGTCGAATCGCGACACCTCCGGGGAGGCGGGGGACCGGCCGGGCGACAACTCGTCCGAGACGGTTGCGATCGACGTGAAGGTCGCTGCCGAGGGCGATTATGGGCTCGGCGTCGGCGATCCTGAGGCGCCGGTCAAGGTGGAGATCTTCGAGGACTTCCAGTGTGGGCACTGTGCCGACTTCAAGAAGGTTGCCAACGATGAGCTGCTCGCCGCTGCGCAGGACGGGTCGGCGTACGTCGTCTATCGGCCGATGGCTTTCCTCAACGAGTGGTCGGTGCGCGCCATGAACGCCTTGGGTGTCGTGCTCGACGAGGCTGGCGGTCAGGCCGCGCTCAAGCTGCACGACCTGCTGTTCGCCAACCAGCCCAGCGGCACCGTGCCCTCCGACGACGAGATCGTCGCCCTGGCCGTTCAGGCCGGCGCGAGCGAGTCCGACGTCCGCAAGGGCATCGAGGATCTCTCCTTCCGGCAGTGGGTCGTCAACGCCACCGACGACGCCTCGAAGCGTGGTGTGACCGGCACCCCCACCGTCTTCATCAACGGCAAGCCGGTCGGTGGTCAGACGATCGACGAGCTGACGGCAAACACCTTCAAGGGGATCAACGCGGGCTGA
- a CDS encoding DUF3618 domain-containing protein, whose amino-acid sequence MAKEISAIELELEETRERLAQTIDQLVHRASPKTIVSREVASVKAHFVDPQTGAPRTDNILKVVGGVVGVVALFVVVRKVAR is encoded by the coding sequence GTGGCCAAGGAGATCAGTGCGATCGAGCTCGAGCTCGAGGAGACGCGCGAGCGCCTCGCTCAGACGATCGACCAGCTCGTCCACCGGGCGAGCCCCAAGACCATCGTCAGCCGTGAGGTCGCGTCGGTGAAGGCGCACTTCGTCGACCCGCAGACCGGTGCGCCGCGCACCGACAACATCCTGAAGGTCGTCGGCGGTGTGGTCGGTGTGGTCGCACTGTTCGTGGTCGTGCGCAAGGTCGCTCGCTGA
- a CDS encoding penicillin acylase family protein has translation MQIRRWQVRPGSRRTLFTGVAIALVVPLLGTLPPSGAEAAGPAYTATITTTEHGIPHIVAKDWGSLGFGSGYAAASASICTLADTLVTGRGERSLWFGAGDYDDQVAISASNLEVDTLVGDMRNRKVVEKLLTDPVRGPSARMKRMVEGYTAGLNTWIAERGRNGVTDPECRGARYLDIKASPVDLWYGLYLANIMASTGHFTHQIVSAAPASILDPGLPEVPGLPKLPTPADLAAAARGVDQDAVLAALGKDPAHTFGSNATAVGGDKSSTGRGMLLGNPHFPWRGRFRFTQQHLTIPGEYDVAGASLVGSPAVNIGFNKNVAWSHTVSTAYRFTPYEYVTIPGTQMYLGSKGLKPLERRVVDVKVRAPDGSITTVREDLFRTTEGYVIDAPDMLMPWGAATLWAIRDANAEQLRTLDTFLDMGSATSVRDLIRRQDKQGGMPWVNTIAADRKGAVVYADHSVVPNVSNAMINRCVTPVGSLLLLVAGLPGLNGALAGKQCAWANTPGVRPGAMGPENLPDAYRRDWVINANDSYWLPNPQQRLEGFSKIIGCERCVRSFRTQMVNAYPQEALAGGRKLSFTKFAAFQYENRARTAEVTRADGALDATCQAAGGGEACRVLRAWDGRSDKGSVGTHIFEEFVERLPATGIWKVPFSADDALNTPRGLDPKNAKVVRAMTQAIEALQKSGTPMDATWGSLQVAADRGASPIGIGGGSHAAGNANALSSVTPEQNSDAYRPVTYGSSHIQAVTFTATGVDARTILTYSQSENPRSKWSQDQTRMFANEQWVRFPFTAREIAAQQVTKRVVKGG, from the coding sequence ATGCAGATTCGTCGTTGGCAGGTTCGCCCGGGTTCGCGCAGGACCCTGTTCACGGGCGTGGCCATCGCCCTGGTCGTGCCCCTGCTGGGCACCCTCCCACCGTCGGGCGCCGAGGCCGCCGGTCCGGCGTACACCGCCACGATCACCACCACCGAGCACGGCATCCCGCACATCGTCGCCAAGGACTGGGGATCGCTGGGCTTCGGAAGCGGGTACGCCGCCGCCTCGGCGTCGATCTGCACGCTCGCCGACACCTTGGTCACCGGGCGCGGTGAGCGCTCGCTGTGGTTCGGCGCGGGCGACTACGACGACCAGGTCGCGATCTCGGCCAGCAACCTCGAGGTCGACACGCTGGTCGGCGACATGCGCAACCGCAAGGTCGTCGAGAAGCTCCTGACCGACCCGGTGCGCGGTCCCAGTGCCCGGATGAAGCGGATGGTCGAGGGCTACACCGCGGGCCTGAACACCTGGATCGCCGAGCGTGGCCGCAACGGGGTCACGGACCCGGAGTGCAGAGGCGCCCGGTACCTCGACATCAAGGCCTCGCCGGTCGACCTCTGGTACGGCCTCTACCTGGCCAACATCATGGCCTCCACCGGCCACTTCACCCACCAGATCGTCTCGGCCGCTCCGGCGTCGATCCTCGATCCCGGCCTGCCGGAGGTCCCGGGACTGCCCAAGCTGCCGACCCCGGCCGATCTCGCCGCGGCCGCCCGTGGGGTGGACCAGGACGCCGTGCTCGCGGCGCTGGGCAAGGATCCGGCCCACACCTTCGGCTCCAACGCCACGGCCGTCGGGGGCGACAAGTCCAGCACCGGGCGCGGCATGCTGCTGGGCAACCCGCACTTCCCGTGGCGTGGCCGCTTCCGGTTCACCCAGCAGCACCTGACCATCCCCGGCGAGTACGACGTCGCGGGTGCATCGCTGGTGGGATCGCCCGCGGTGAACATCGGCTTCAACAAGAACGTGGCATGGAGCCACACGGTCTCGACGGCCTACCGGTTCACGCCATACGAATATGTCACCATCCCGGGCACCCAGATGTATCTCGGCAGCAAGGGGCTCAAGCCGCTCGAGCGCCGGGTCGTGGACGTCAAGGTGCGAGCGCCGGACGGCTCGATCACGACGGTGCGCGAAGACCTCTTCCGCACCACGGAGGGCTATGTCATCGACGCCCCCGACATGTTGATGCCTTGGGGCGCGGCCACCCTGTGGGCGATCCGTGACGCCAACGCCGAACAGCTGCGGACCCTCGACACCTTCTTGGACATGGGCAGCGCCACGAGCGTGCGCGACCTGATCCGGCGCCAGGACAAGCAGGGCGGGATGCCGTGGGTGAACACGATCGCCGCCGACCGCAAGGGCGCGGTGGTCTATGCCGACCACTCGGTCGTCCCGAACGTGTCCAACGCGATGATCAACCGCTGCGTCACCCCGGTCGGCAGCCTGCTGCTCCTGGTGGCGGGCCTGCCGGGGTTGAACGGTGCCCTGGCCGGCAAGCAGTGCGCCTGGGCGAACACGCCGGGGGTCCGTCCCGGGGCGATGGGGCCCGAGAACCTCCCCGACGCCTATCGGCGGGACTGGGTGATCAACGCCAACGACTCCTACTGGCTGCCCAACCCCCAGCAGCGCCTCGAGGGGTTCTCCAAGATCATCGGCTGCGAGCGGTGCGTGCGCAGCTTCCGGACCCAGATGGTCAACGCCTATCCGCAGGAGGCTCTCGCCGGTGGCCGCAAGCTCTCGTTCACCAAGTTCGCGGCGTTCCAGTACGAGAACCGCGCCCGTACGGCCGAGGTGACGCGCGCCGATGGTGCCCTGGACGCCACCTGCCAGGCTGCCGGCGGGGGAGAGGCGTGCCGGGTCCTGAGGGCCTGGGACGGACGCAGCGACAAGGGCTCCGTGGGCACCCACATCTTCGAGGAGTTCGTCGAGCGGTTGCCCGCCACCGGGATCTGGAAGGTCCCCTTCTCCGCCGACGACGCGCTGAACACGCCGCGTGGGCTCGACCCGAAGAACGCCAAGGTCGTGCGAGCCATGACGCAGGCGATCGAGGCGCTGCAGAAGTCCGGCACGCCGATGGACGCGACCTGGGGCTCGCTCCAGGTCGCCGCCGACCGTGGTGCCTCACCGATCGGCATCGGTGGCGGGTCGCATGCGGCCGGCAACGCCAACGCGCTGAGCTCGGTGACGCCGGAGCAGAACAGCGACGCCTACCGGCCGGTGACCTATGGCTCTTCGCACATCCAGGCCGTCACGTTCACCGCGACCGGCGTGGACGCCAGGACGATCCTGACCTACTCGCAGTCGGAGAACCCGCGGTCGAAGTGGTCGCAGGACCAGACCCGGATGTTCGCCAATGAGCAGTGGGTCAGGTTCCCGTTCACGGCTCGAGAGATCGCTGCCCAGCAGGTGACGAAGCGGGTCGTGAAGGGCGGATGA
- a CDS encoding ATP-binding cassette domain-containing protein produces the protein MSTPVLDVRGLAHAYPDGHQALFGVDLHVHRGERVALLGPNGAGKTTLVLHLNGILTAGAGSVQVSGMAVEKRNLQEIRRRVGIVFQDPDDQLFMPTVRQDVAFGPSNLGIKGAELDRRVMEALDRVGMADFVDRPPHHLSFGQRRRVAVATVLVMEPEILVLDEPSSNLDPASRRELADILRSLEVTLLMVTHDLPYALELCSRSVILHGGVVVADGATYDVLTDDALMRANRLELPFGFDPRTIGNLPQ, from the coding sequence GTGAGCACGCCTGTCCTCGACGTGCGTGGCCTGGCCCATGCCTATCCCGACGGCCACCAGGCCCTCTTCGGTGTCGACCTGCACGTGCATCGGGGTGAACGCGTTGCCCTGCTGGGACCGAACGGTGCGGGCAAGACCACCCTGGTCCTCCACCTCAACGGGATCCTCACGGCAGGCGCCGGTTCGGTGCAGGTCAGCGGAATGGCGGTCGAGAAGCGGAACCTGCAGGAGATCCGTCGCCGGGTCGGCATCGTCTTCCAGGATCCCGATGACCAGCTCTTCATGCCGACCGTCCGCCAGGACGTCGCCTTCGGTCCCTCGAACCTGGGGATCAAGGGCGCCGAGCTCGACCGCCGGGTGATGGAGGCCCTCGACCGGGTCGGCATGGCCGACTTCGTCGACCGGCCACCGCACCATCTGTCCTTCGGTCAGCGTCGCAGGGTCGCGGTGGCGACGGTCCTGGTGATGGAGCCGGAGATCCTCGTCCTCGACGAGCCGTCCTCCAACCTCGACCCCGCGTCGCGCCGCGAGCTCGCCGACATCCTGCGCTCGCTCGAGGTGACCTTGCTGATGGTCACCCACGACCTGCCCTATGCGCTGGAGCTGTGTTCGCGCAGTGTCATCCTGCACGGGGGAGTCGTGGTCGCCGACGGGGCGACGTACGACGTCCTGACCGACGACGCGCTGATGCGCGCCAACCGGCTGGAGCTGCCGTTCGGATTCGATCCCCGCACCATTGGTAACCTTCCGCAATGA
- a CDS encoding SulP family inorganic anion transporter, which produces MSATSSRESEPTVRAALRSPRLLRIEVLGGLVVALALIPEAISFSIIAGVDPRIGLFASFTMAVAISFLGGRPAMISAATGAVALVIAPVMREHGYDYLIATVLLGGVIQVVLALAGVAKLMRFIPRSVMVGFVNALAILVFEAQIDHMVDVPWAVYPMIAVGLALIVGLPRVSRVVPAPLVAIVALTAFTVLAALDVPDVGDEGELPDSLPTWFFPDVPWNLETLQIIAPFALAMALVGLLESLLTAKLVDDITDTHSDKTREAWGQGGANLITGFFGGMGGCAMIGQTMINVKVSGARTRLSTFLAGVFLLILVVGFGDVVAIIPMAALVAVMIMVSVGTFDWHSIRSSTLRRMPRSETLVMLSTVVVTVTTHNLAIGVAVGVLVAMTLFARRVAHLTQTHREIVEDEHGATAVYRVTGELFFASSNDLYTQFDYAHDPDRVVIDLRGSHIWDASTVASLDAITTKYERKGKTVEITGLNESSAERHRRLSGELP; this is translated from the coding sequence TTGAGCGCAACGTCGTCCCGCGAGTCGGAGCCCACGGTGCGCGCCGCCCTACGCTCTCCGAGGCTGCTGCGCATCGAGGTGCTCGGTGGCCTGGTCGTGGCGCTCGCGCTGATCCCCGAGGCGATCTCGTTCTCGATCATCGCCGGTGTCGATCCGCGCATCGGCCTGTTCGCCTCGTTCACGATGGCCGTGGCGATCTCGTTCCTCGGCGGGCGCCCGGCAATGATCTCGGCCGCCACCGGTGCCGTGGCGCTGGTGATCGCGCCGGTGATGCGCGAGCACGGCTATGACTACCTGATTGCCACTGTGCTCCTCGGTGGAGTGATCCAGGTCGTGCTGGCGTTGGCCGGCGTGGCCAAGCTGATGCGGTTCATCCCGCGCTCGGTCATGGTCGGCTTCGTCAACGCGTTGGCGATCCTCGTATTCGAGGCCCAGATCGACCACATGGTCGACGTACCGTGGGCCGTCTATCCGATGATCGCGGTCGGGCTCGCGCTCATCGTCGGGCTCCCGCGGGTCAGCAGGGTCGTCCCCGCCCCGCTGGTCGCGATCGTGGCACTCACCGCCTTCACGGTCCTGGCCGCACTCGACGTACCCGATGTCGGGGACGAGGGCGAGCTGCCCGACAGCCTTCCCACCTGGTTCTTCCCCGATGTGCCGTGGAACCTGGAGACGCTGCAGATCATTGCTCCCTTTGCCCTCGCGATGGCCCTGGTCGGCCTCCTGGAGTCGCTGCTGACGGCCAAGCTCGTCGACGACATCACCGACACGCACTCGGACAAGACCCGCGAGGCCTGGGGCCAGGGCGGCGCCAACCTGATCACCGGCTTCTTCGGCGGCATGGGCGGTTGCGCGATGATCGGCCAGACGATGATCAACGTGAAGGTCTCGGGTGCCCGCACCCGCCTGTCCACGTTCCTGGCCGGTGTCTTCCTGCTGATCCTGGTCGTCGGGTTCGGCGACGTCGTCGCGATCATCCCGATGGCAGCCCTGGTTGCGGTGATGATCATGGTCTCGGTCGGCACCTTCGACTGGCACTCGATCCGGTCGAGCACGCTGCGACGGATGCCCAGGTCGGAGACCCTCGTGATGCTCTCCACCGTCGTGGTGACCGTGACCACGCACAACCTCGCCATCGGCGTCGCTGTCGGGGTCCTGGTCGCGATGACCCTGTTCGCGCGGCGGGTGGCGCACCTGACCCAGACCCACCGCGAGATCGTCGAGGACGAGCACGGCGCCACTGCGGTCTATCGGGTCACCGGAGAGCTGTTCTTCGCCTCGAGCAACGACCTCTACACCCAGTTCGACTATGCCCACGACCCCGACCGGGTCGTCATCGACCTGCGTGGTTCCCACATCTGGGACGCGTCCACGGTCGCCTCGCTGGACGCCATCACCACGAAGTATGAACGCAAAGGCAAGACGGTGGAGATCACCGGGCTCAACGAGTCCAGTGCCGAGCGGCACCGCCGCCTCAGCGGCGAGCTGCCCTAG